Proteins encoded together in one Methanococcus voltae window:
- a CDS encoding phosphomannomutase/phosphoglucomutase yields the protein MVFKAYDIRGKYKEQLDYEFAYSLGVSLGETYKNVLVGNDVRVGSEELVKPFIWGLLDMGSKVYYAGTISTPKMYYGTKGGGYDLGVILTASHNPKEYTGFKVCDKNVVPLSPVEDIKPNFSRLEIQNTKIEEIQNTKILDIPDINFDPIDDYEEYFIKKFKNNFSDAELAEIPICVDFANGATTMAEKNAIMKLFKNYNFINECPDGTFPAHEPDTLKEECLKQIKDTTVITGAKLGLIFDGDGDRLGLIDETGNALKGDIITAIIADQIMKDIELKKIDYPNCEYECECICHPIGEDTNSEEIVTHTTKLTKDGKPCITTPKIVYDLRCSNIVPELVEKHAANAIKTRVGHYFIKKLMHEIDADFAGEFSNHFYFKEIGYFESPLLALKYVLEAMSDNDMKLSELAKQYEIYYHSGEINFKLADKATQEKTIETIKNHFKECKIETIDGISVYCGDWWFNLRASNTEPLLRLNLEAKSKKEMNDRVDYIKSLII from the coding sequence TTGGTTTTTAAGGCTTATGATATTCGGGGAAAATACAAAGAACAACTTGATTATGAATTTGCATATTCATTGGGTGTATCTTTAGGTGAAACCTATAAAAATGTACTTGTAGGTAATGACGTTAGAGTAGGCTCTGAAGAACTCGTTAAACCGTTCATTTGGGGGCTCTTAGACATGGGGAGCAAGGTTTATTATGCGGGGACTATCTCAACTCCGAAAATGTACTACGGGACTAAAGGGGGAGGCTACGATTTAGGTGTAATCTTAACAGCTTCGCATAATCCGAAAGAATACACAGGTTTTAAAGTATGCGACAAAAACGTTGTGCCACTTTCACCGGTTGAGGATATTAAACCTAATTTTTCAAGATTGGAGATACAAAATACAAAAATTGAAGAAATTCAAAATACAAAAATTTTGGATATACCAGATATTAATTTTGACCCAATCGATGATTATGAAGAATATTTCATAAAAAAATTTAAAAACAATTTTTCAGATGCGGAATTAGCTGAAATACCAATTTGTGTCGATTTTGCAAATGGTGCAACTACCATGGCCGAAAAAAATGCAATAATGAAGTTATTTAAAAACTATAACTTTATAAATGAATGCCCTGACGGAACGTTTCCAGCTCACGAACCAGATACTTTAAAAGAAGAATGTTTGAAGCAAATTAAAGATACTACTGTAATTACAGGTGCTAAACTAGGTCTTATCTTTGATGGTGATGGGGATAGGTTAGGCTTAATAGATGAAACCGGTAACGCGTTGAAAGGCGATATAATAACTGCCATAATTGCAGACCAAATTATGAAAGATATCGAATTGAAAAAAATAGATTATCCAAATTGTGAGTATGAATGCGAATGTATATGTCACCCTATAGGAGAAGATACAAACAGCGAAGAAATCGTTACCCATACTACAAAACTTACAAAGGACGGTAAACCTTGCATAACTACACCAAAAATAGTTTATGACTTAAGATGTAGCAATATAGTCCCTGAATTAGTAGAAAAACACGCTGCAAACGCTATTAAAACTCGTGTAGGTCATTACTTTATCAAAAAATTAATGCACGAAATCGACGCAGATTTTGCAGGGGAATTTAGTAATCATTTCTACTTTAAAGAAATAGGTTATTTCGAAAGCCCGTTATTAGCTTTAAAGTACGTTCTAGAGGCCATGAGCGATAATGATATGAAATTATCTGAATTAGCAAAACAATACGAAATATATTACCATAGCGGGGAAATAAACTTTAAATTAGCAGATAAAGCCACTCAGGAAAAAACGATTGAAACAATTAAGAATCATTTTAAAGAGTGTAAAATAGAAACTATCGACGGTATTTCCGTATATTGTGGAGATTGGTGGTTTAATTTGCGTGCTTCAAATACTGAACCACTTTTAAGGCTTAATTTAGAAGCTAAATCCAAAAAAGAAATGAATGATAGGGTAGATTACATAAAAAGTTTAATTATTTAA
- a CDS encoding DUF5655 domain-containing protein encodes MVLFELGSDNKIAEIKEKEFKLEKDLQEVCEKNLKEFLNLKFVTSEFSVEKYRFDTVAYDEENKSFVIIEYKRGQNYSVIDQGYAYLATMLNNKAEFILEFNEKFETSLKRKDIDWSQSKVIFISQSFNKFQKDTINFKDLPIEIYEIKRFDNNILSFSEVKGNRITNSISNIAVENETIKKVSSEVKTYTIDYHYSMGSPETVELYEKFKDKIEEMIPDIQIEPKKWYIAFKKDNKNIVDFTIQKSQLKMWLNLKMGELNDVKSLYRNVAGIGKFGNGDYEYNFTNDEELEYMLSLIKQVYKIQNKIKDE; translated from the coding sequence ATGGTATTATTTGAATTAGGCAGTGATAACAAAATAGCAGAGATTAAAGAAAAAGAATTTAAATTAGAAAAGGATTTGCAGGAAGTATGTGAAAAAAATTTAAAAGAATTTTTAAATTTAAAATTTGTTACAAGTGAATTTTCCGTTGAAAAATATCGCTTTGATACAGTTGCATATGATGAAGAAAACAAATCCTTCGTAATAATAGAATACAAAAGGGGACAAAATTACAGTGTTATAGACCAAGGTTATGCTTATTTAGCAACAATGCTAAATAATAAAGCCGAATTTATTTTGGAATTCAACGAAAAGTTCGAAACAAGCTTAAAAAGAAAAGATATTGATTGGTCTCAATCTAAGGTTATTTTTATTTCTCAATCGTTTAATAAATTTCAAAAAGATACAATTAATTTCAAGGATTTACCTATAGAAATATACGAAATTAAACGATTTGATAATAACATCTTATCATTTAGTGAAGTAAAAGGTAATAGAATTACAAATAGTATTTCAAATATAGCTGTGGAAAATGAAACAATTAAAAAGGTTAGCTCTGAAGTGAAAACATACACTATAGATTACCATTACAGTATGGGAAGTCCTGAAACGGTAGAGTTATACGAAAAATTTAAGGATAAAATAGAAGAAATGATTCCGGATATTCAAATAGAGCCTAAAAAATGGTACATCGCATTTAAAAAGGATAATAAAAACATTGTTGACTTTACGATACAAAAATCCCAGTTAAAAATGTGGCTAAATTTAAAAATGGGGGAACTTAACGACGTTAAATCATTATATAGAAATGTTGCAGGCATTGGTAAATTTGGAAATGGAGATTATGAATATAATTTTACAAATGACGAAGAGTTAGAATATATGTTAAGTTTAATAAAACAAGTTTATAAAATTCAAAATAAAATTAAAGATGAATAA
- the iorA gene encoding indolepyruvate ferredoxin oxidoreductase subunit alpha — translation MSKKELLLGNFAVARGAYEAGATVATAYPGTPSTEITEYIAQYDKINSEWSTNEKVALEVAIGASIAGSRSIVSMKHVGLNVAADPFMTVTYTGVNSGLVIAVADDPSMHSSQNEQDTRYFGMAGKCPVLEPSNSQECKDYTKMAFEISEKFDTPVILRLTTRISHSQSIVSLEDRITDEEIISRPYDKNPDKYISAPANARKRRVIIEERLGKLQEFTNNPENNLINVEYNDKAIGIITSGASYQYAKEVCPNASFFKLGMVYPLPKEAITEFVNNCDKVYVIEELEPIFEKEIKSWGLYVIGKEIFPTIGELSPEIIRTCLKEAGELESKSLVTYEVQEDLPVRPPVLCPGCHHRGPFYILKKLKLNVSGDIGCYTLGGVPPLSAIDTTICMGASIGMAHGFEMAKGKEFAKKSVAVIGDSTFWHSGVTGLIDIVYNKGNSTVIVLDNSITAMTGHQENPSTGKTLKGDMAPQIDFVALGKAIGIKRVVEVDAYDLEKLEEVIKTEVNAEEPSLIITKRPCILIKGVKFEYKDLQVNSEKCNGCKLCLRIGCPAISFNNETKKAEINKSLCVGCGLCVDVCKRSAIELKEKKD, via the coding sequence ATGTCAAAAAAAGAATTATTGCTTGGAAACTTTGCAGTAGCTCGTGGTGCGTACGAAGCAGGCGCAACTGTTGCAACAGCTTATCCTGGAACCCCAAGTACTGAAATAACAGAATATATTGCACAATATGATAAAATAAATTCAGAATGGTCAACAAACGAGAAAGTAGCATTAGAAGTGGCTATAGGGGCATCAATAGCAGGCTCAAGAAGTATAGTTTCAATGAAACACGTTGGTTTAAACGTAGCTGCTGACCCATTTATGACTGTTACATACACTGGCGTAAACAGTGGTCTTGTAATTGCTGTAGCTGACGACCCAAGTATGCACAGCTCCCAAAATGAGCAAGACACAAGGTACTTCGGAATGGCAGGAAAATGCCCTGTTTTAGAACCTTCAAACAGCCAAGAATGTAAGGATTATACGAAAATGGCTTTTGAAATAAGTGAAAAATTTGATACCCCTGTGATTTTAAGATTAACTACAAGAATATCCCACTCTCAAAGTATTGTATCCTTAGAAGACCGGATAACTGACGAAGAGATAATTTCAAGACCTTATGATAAAAATCCTGATAAATACATCTCTGCACCTGCAAACGCAAGAAAAAGAAGAGTTATTATCGAAGAAAGGCTTGGTAAACTTCAAGAATTCACAAACAATCCAGAAAATAACCTTATAAACGTAGAATACAATGATAAAGCTATAGGTATTATAACGAGTGGCGCATCATACCAATATGCAAAGGAAGTATGTCCTAACGCTTCATTTTTTAAATTAGGAATGGTATATCCATTACCTAAAGAAGCAATAACCGAATTCGTTAATAATTGCGATAAGGTATATGTTATTGAAGAATTGGAACCTATTTTCGAAAAAGAAATAAAATCTTGGGGATTATATGTTATCGGAAAAGAAATTTTCCCAACAATCGGAGAATTAAGCCCTGAAATCATAAGAACCTGTTTAAAAGAAGCTGGCGAGCTAGAATCCAAATCTTTGGTTACTTACGAAGTACAGGAAGATTTACCCGTTAGACCTCCAGTATTATGCCCCGGTTGTCACCATAGGGGACCATTCTATATCTTGAAAAAGCTTAAATTAAACGTTTCAGGAGATATCGGCTGTTATACATTGGGCGGTGTACCTCCATTAAGTGCTATCGACACTACAATTTGTATGGGTGCAAGTATTGGAATGGCTCATGGCTTTGAAATGGCGAAAGGCAAAGAATTCGCGAAAAAATCCGTTGCAGTTATCGGAGATTCTACATTTTGGCACTCTGGCGTTACAGGATTAATCGACATAGTATACAACAAAGGAAATAGCACCGTTATAGTATTAGACAATTCAATAACTGCTATGACAGGTCACCAAGAAAATCCATCAACTGGTAAGACCTTAAAAGGCGATATGGCTCCGCAAATTGATTTTGTAGCATTAGGTAAGGCAATCGGTATTAAAAGAGTTGTAGAAGTTGACGCTTACGACTTAGAAAAACTCGAAGAAGTTATTAAAACAGAAGTAAACGCTGAAGAGCCATCACTTATAATTACAAAAAGACCTTGTATATTGATAAAAGGAGTTAAATTCGAATATAAAGATTTACAAGTGAATTCTGAAAAATGTAATGGTTGTAAACTTTGCTTAAGAATCGGTTGTCCTGCAATTTCATTTAATAACGAAACTAAAAAAGCAGAAATTAATAAATCGCTCTGTGTAGGTTGTGGTTTATGCGTAGATGTTTGCAAACGTTCTGCAATCGAATTAAAAGAGAAAAAGGATTAA
- a CDS encoding Hsp20/alpha crystallin family protein, whose amino-acid sequence MFGRDSNDPFDIIKSMGFMGGMTDLGSAFGSMGSKKHVRMNGLEIQGEGFMPISIIDGDESIKIMAFLPGVEKNNIVINAVGNSIELRAKRQPLAVTESENVIYNEMSSEEDAYRMITLQTPVKENESKAKFENGMLTLFLPKSEISIKKGIDIE is encoded by the coding sequence ATGTTTGGTAGAGATTCAAACGACCCTTTCGATATTATAAAATCAATGGGCTTTATGGGCGGAATGACAGATTTGGGTTCTGCTTTCGGCTCAATGGGTTCAAAAAAGCACGTTAGAATGAATGGTTTAGAAATACAGGGCGAAGGATTTATGCCGATATCAATTATTGATGGTGACGAATCAATAAAAATTATGGCATTTTTACCAGGGGTTGAAAAAAACAACATTGTTATAAACGCAGTTGGAAATTCAATTGAGTTAAGAGCCAAAAGACAACCTTTAGCAGTAACTGAATCAGAAAACGTGATATACAATGAAATGTCTTCAGAAGAAGACGCATACAGAATGATTACGTTACAAACACCAGTTAAGGAAAACGAATCAAAAGCTAAATTTGAAAATGGAATGTTAACTTTATTCCTTCCAAAATCAGAAATTTCAATCAAAAAAGGAATTGATATCGAATAA
- the pyrI gene encoding aspartate carbamoyltransferase regulatory subunit yields MVAEIDKKQLKVKPIDNGTVIDHIASSKALNVYQILNMPKDTTVTLAMNVNSKNGAKDILKIEGKELCEAEVSKIALISSNATINIIKDSEVVKKFNVKVPDEIEGILICTNPNCITNKEKVMGKFKIEDKENLKIRCNYCEKFINEIKIKK; encoded by the coding sequence ATGGTTGCAGAAATTGATAAAAAACAGTTAAAAGTAAAACCTATTGATAATGGAACAGTTATAGATCACATAGCTAGCTCTAAGGCATTAAACGTATATCAAATATTAAATATGCCAAAAGATACAACTGTAACTTTAGCTATGAACGTTAATTCAAAAAATGGGGCTAAAGATATTTTAAAAATTGAAGGAAAGGAACTTTGTGAAGCTGAAGTTAGTAAAATTGCATTAATATCCTCAAATGCTACCATAAACATTATAAAAGATAGTGAAGTAGTAAAAAAGTTTAATGTTAAAGTTCCTGACGAAATTGAAGGCATATTAATCTGCACTAATCCAAATTGTATAACAAATAAGGAAAAAGTTATGGGAAAATTCAAGATAGAAGATAAGGAAAATTTAAAAATAAGGTGTAATTATTGTGAAAAATTTATCAATGAGATAAAGATAAAAAAATAA
- a CDS encoding beta-CASP ribonuclease aCPSF1 has product MSAEEILNELKDNVVKRAPGNAVITDVEFEGSEVVIYAKNPELFSNNFIKELAKDFRKRIAVRPDPSVLLEPDIAKERILRIVPDDAEVVNCIFDANTGEVIIESKKPGLVIGKEGSTLEDIKKEIQWAPKPVRAPPIPSDTIKAIRSTMYRERADVKDILRRIGRRIHRDVKLRDDCWIRTSFLGGSREVGRTCLYHQTPESRIMIDCGINVGMDDEKAFPHFDAPEFSIEEIDAVVVTHAHLDHCGFIPGLFRYGYDGPVYCTKPTRDLMTLLQKDYIDIAEKEGKQVPYTSRDVKNAIKHTIPLDYGVTTDIAPAVKLTLHNAGHILGSAIAHCHIGDGLYNVAYTGDIKFEASRLLEPAVCQFPRLETLIMESTYGGYDDVLPERDETEKELLRVISETIARGGKVILPVFGIGRAQELMLVLEEGYNQGIFNAPVFLDGMIWEATAIHTAYPEYLSKNMRNRIFHEGDNPFLSEVFKKVKDTKDRRNVIGRDEPCIILATSGMLTGGPSVEYFKTLADDEKNAIVFVGYQSEGTLGRKIQKGWKEIPLMGKNGKTRAIKVKLSVHTLEGFSGHCDRKQLIKYLRKLKPIPDRILTIHGEASKCIDLASTAYKLFKKETKSPMNLDSVRLR; this is encoded by the coding sequence TTGTCAGCCGAAGAAATACTTAACGAATTAAAAGATAATGTAGTAAAAAGAGCCCCTGGAAATGCTGTAATTACGGATGTGGAATTTGAAGGTTCTGAAGTGGTAATTTACGCGAAAAACCCGGAACTATTTTCAAATAATTTTATAAAGGAGCTTGCCAAAGATTTTAGAAAACGTATAGCTGTAAGGCCTGACCCTTCAGTTTTACTTGAACCCGACATAGCAAAGGAAAGAATTTTAAGAATCGTTCCTGATGACGCAGAGGTTGTAAACTGTATATTTGACGCTAATACCGGTGAGGTTATTATCGAGTCAAAAAAACCTGGTTTGGTAATCGGTAAGGAAGGTAGCACATTAGAGGATATTAAAAAAGAAATTCAATGGGCACCTAAACCTGTTAGAGCACCACCTATCCCATCTGATACAATAAAGGCTATAAGGTCAACAATGTACAGAGAAAGAGCGGATGTAAAAGATATCCTTAGAAGAATAGGAAGAAGAATACATAGGGATGTTAAATTAAGAGACGATTGCTGGATTAGAACATCATTTTTAGGCGGTAGCCGTGAAGTTGGTAGAACTTGTTTATACCACCAAACACCTGAAAGCCGTATTATGATTGATTGTGGTATTAACGTAGGTATGGACGACGAAAAAGCGTTCCCTCACTTTGATGCGCCAGAATTTTCAATTGAAGAAATTGACGCTGTTGTAGTTACTCACGCTCACCTTGACCACTGTGGTTTTATCCCAGGTTTATTCAGATATGGTTATGACGGTCCTGTTTACTGTACTAAACCTACAAGAGACTTAATGACTCTTTTGCAAAAGGATTATATAGATATTGCAGAAAAAGAAGGTAAACAAGTGCCATACACATCAAGAGATGTAAAGAATGCTATTAAACATACAATACCTTTAGATTATGGGGTTACAACAGATATTGCACCTGCTGTAAAACTTACTTTACACAATGCGGGTCACATATTAGGTTCTGCAATTGCACACTGTCACATCGGTGATGGATTGTACAACGTAGCGTACACCGGCGATATTAAGTTTGAAGCTTCAAGATTATTAGAGCCTGCAGTTTGTCAATTCCCAAGACTCGAAACACTTATTATGGAGTCAACATATGGGGGATACGACGATGTATTACCTGAAAGAGATGAAACAGAAAAAGAATTATTACGGGTCATTTCTGAAACTATCGCTAGAGGCGGTAAGGTAATTCTCCCAGTATTCGGTATTGGTAGGGCTCAGGAGTTAATGCTCGTACTTGAAGAAGGTTACAACCAAGGAATATTCAATGCTCCTGTATTCTTAGATGGTATGATTTGGGAAGCTACTGCAATACACACTGCTTATCCAGAATACTTATCAAAGAATATGAGAAACAGAATTTTCCACGAAGGCGACAACCCATTCTTATCAGAAGTATTTAAGAAAGTTAAAGATACCAAAGATAGAAGAAACGTAATCGGTAGGGATGAACCGTGTATTATTCTCGCTACATCAGGTATGCTTACAGGTGGACCGAGTGTCGAATACTTTAAAACACTCGCAGATGACGAGAAAAACGCTATCGTATTCGTAGGTTACCAGAGTGAAGGTACATTAGGTAGAAAAATCCAAAAAGGTTGGAAAGAAATACCTTTAATGGGTAAAAACGGAAAAACAAGAGCTATCAAGGTTAAATTATCTGTACATACGCTTGAAGGGTTTTCCGGACACTGTGACAGAAAACAGCTTATAAAATACCTTAGGAAATTAAAACCAATTCCAGATAGGATATTGACCATACACGGTGAAGCGTCTAAATGTATCGATTTAGCAAGTACCGCGTATAAATTATTCAAAAAAGAGACTAAATCACCTATGAATTTAGATTCCGTTAGGTTAAGATAA
- a CDS encoding bile acid:sodium symporter family protein, whose product MYQILTIFSDVFESIKRLAENYFALWVILGSIIGFFNADVFSWALPHISLFLGIIMFGMGMSLKFDDFKIVLQRPKDVFLGMGLQFTLMPLLAYIIALALQLPPELAVGVILLGCCPGGTASNVITYLARGDVALSVAITTFCTVVSPLITPILTLILAHQWVGIPASSMIQSIFLIVLLPVTLGLILNGLMGKKLEPFRSSMPLVSVVAIILIVGAIIGVNADKIVTSGLLVLLAVILHNGLGLLISYGITKKLGISEAKRRAIVVEVGVQNSGLSVALATQYFSPFSAVPGAIFSVWHNITGPLLANYWTKKDRELEEKNAEK is encoded by the coding sequence ATGTACCAAATATTAACCATTTTTTCAGACGTCTTTGAAAGTATAAAAAGACTTGCGGAAAATTACTTTGCATTGTGGGTTATATTGGGCTCAATTATCGGATTTTTCAATGCAGATGTTTTTTCCTGGGCGTTACCTCACATATCATTATTTTTGGGAATAATAATGTTTGGAATGGGCATGAGCCTAAAATTTGATGATTTTAAAATAGTTTTACAGAGACCAAAAGATGTATTCTTAGGTATGGGTTTACAATTTACTTTAATGCCTCTTTTAGCATATATTATTGCATTAGCTTTACAATTACCCCCAGAATTAGCAGTAGGTGTTATATTATTAGGTTGTTGTCCAGGTGGGACGGCTTCAAACGTGATTACATATCTTGCTAGAGGGGATGTAGCACTTTCTGTGGCAATAACAACATTTTGCACGGTAGTTTCGCCGTTAATAACACCAATATTGACTTTAATACTTGCTCATCAATGGGTGGGGATTCCCGCATCTTCGATGATACAGTCGATATTTTTAATAGTACTTTTACCAGTAACCTTGGGCTTAATATTAAATGGATTAATGGGCAAAAAATTAGAGCCTTTTAGGTCATCAATGCCCCTAGTATCAGTGGTAGCTATTATATTAATTGTTGGAGCGATTATTGGAGTAAATGCGGATAAAATAGTAACTTCAGGACTTTTAGTATTGCTCGCAGTTATTTTGCACAATGGGCTTGGCTTATTAATAAGTTATGGAATTACTAAAAAATTGGGCATATCTGAAGCTAAAAGAAGAGCTATAGTCGTAGAAGTGGGCGTTCAAAATTCTGGTTTATCTGTCGCATTAGCTACGCAATATTTCTCGCCATTTTCAGCAGTACCTGGTGCAATATTCAGCGTTTGGCATAATATAACCGGTCCTTTATTGGCAAATTATTGGACTAAAAAAGATAGAGAATTAGAAGAAAAAAATGCTGAAAAATAA
- a CDS encoding pyridoxamine 5'-phosphate oxidase family protein: MVFKIPKMNKEEYDTLVNSNHVSRIAFSGLEYPYIAPFLYIFDGQYMYFLSTKYGRKIELLKNNPYVSVEIDKFSEDMSCFKFITLQGKIVEEENAEKKVQIKKKFADMIISKGLSNIVLEALGQNSEEPVESIITNDNTYIWKLTDIEDIVALKNEKSY, encoded by the coding sequence ATGGTCTTTAAAATACCTAAAATGAATAAAGAAGAATATGATACACTTGTAAATAGTAACCATGTTTCAAGAATCGCTTTTTCGGGCTTAGAATACCCATACATTGCACCATTCTTATACATCTTTGATGGTCAATATATGTATTTCCTATCAACTAAATACGGGCGAAAAATAGAGCTTTTAAAAAATAATCCTTATGTCTCTGTCGAAATTGATAAATTTTCTGAAGATATGTCTTGTTTTAAATTTATAACCCTTCAAGGAAAAATTGTTGAAGAAGAAAATGCCGAGAAAAAAGTTCAAATCAAAAAGAAATTCGCAGATATGATAATATCTAAGGGTTTGTCAAATATTGTACTTGAAGCACTCGGTCAAAATTCGGAAGAACCTGTGGAATCGATAATTACAAATGATAACACATACATTTGGAAATTAACGGATATTGAAGACATTGTAGCACTAAAAAATGAAAAATCATATTAA